In Fodinibius saliphilus, a genomic segment contains:
- a CDS encoding TlpA family protein disulfide reductase has product MSKLNGLSTLIIFLIVLSGCQTEYTSTISGSIDYVGSADIFISKQPVHYKYAPKKHFPVTVNEEGNFSLSLPIDSTQLIKFNVNEQTYPVVAEPAQPLKLNISFSHFPDSVSVSGYPKPWDQSYSDYRNKLKPIQQKINNAIPDFREGKQTNITDLYKKRYQIAKKHLFNTPLVDIYYKAVGEYLVKELEEVTYQRTKPDISPKSRRKQILEEAQELNFFTFESLHSQRAGIRDFTNAFANTFGVEDSLEEKYGQELMQYDIKRLGYETLDSARRSVLQYIDQRKAKAYAKMYLVAERIGEMSLEVATPSYKNYLKKYENYPKYTSFLKSFYSQIKKVSPGQPAVPFTLPNKNEEMVSMEDYEGRYVLLDFWASWCIPCLDEFPHMKDLYNKYSRDQFEILAISIEEDSVRWRQSLQQFKNPWPQLYGGNGFQQETFRTYRGGGIPFYILVGPDGKIVRYNDARPSFNLPKLLDSLITPKQ; this is encoded by the coding sequence ATGTCTAAATTAAATGGCCTATCAACACTAATCATTTTCCTCATAGTGTTATCCGGGTGTCAAACAGAATATACTTCTACCATTTCAGGCAGTATTGACTACGTTGGCTCCGCAGATATTTTCATCTCAAAACAACCGGTTCACTATAAGTATGCTCCCAAAAAACATTTCCCGGTGACTGTAAATGAGGAGGGGAATTTCTCACTTTCCCTACCAATTGATTCTACACAACTCATTAAGTTTAATGTTAATGAACAAACTTATCCAGTTGTAGCTGAACCGGCACAACCCCTTAAGCTCAATATATCTTTTTCTCACTTCCCTGATTCTGTATCTGTTAGTGGATATCCTAAACCATGGGACCAAAGCTACTCAGATTATCGTAATAAACTTAAGCCCATACAACAAAAAATTAACAATGCTATCCCTGATTTTCGGGAAGGGAAACAAACGAATATCACCGACTTATACAAAAAACGATATCAAATAGCGAAAAAACATTTATTTAACACGCCGCTGGTAGATATATACTATAAAGCAGTGGGTGAATATTTAGTGAAAGAATTAGAGGAAGTTACCTATCAACGCACAAAACCAGACATCTCTCCAAAATCCAGACGAAAGCAAATCCTTGAAGAAGCCCAAGAGCTTAACTTCTTCACCTTTGAATCATTGCATTCACAACGTGCAGGTATTCGTGATTTCACCAATGCCTTTGCAAACACCTTTGGAGTTGAGGATAGCCTGGAAGAAAAATATGGTCAGGAACTGATGCAATACGACATTAAACGACTGGGATACGAAACCCTTGATTCAGCTCGCAGATCTGTACTCCAATATATCGATCAGAGAAAAGCTAAAGCATATGCAAAAATGTATCTCGTAGCTGAACGCATCGGAGAAATGTCTTTAGAAGTTGCAACGCCTAGCTACAAAAACTATTTAAAAAAGTACGAAAACTATCCTAAATACACATCATTTCTAAAATCATTCTATAGTCAGATTAAAAAGGTCTCACCCGGACAACCGGCAGTACCTTTTACCCTTCCTAATAAAAATGAAGAGATGGTGAGTATGGAAGACTACGAAGGACGATATGTACTTCTCGATTTTTGGGCCAGCTGGTGTATTCCGTGCCTCGATGAATTTCCACACATGAAGGATCTGTATAATAAATATTCTCGTGATCAATTTGAGATATTGGCGATTTCCATTGAAGAAGATAGTGTACGCTGGCGACAATCACTGCAACAATTTAAGAATCCTTGGCCACAACTGTATGGCGGAAATGGCTTTCAGCAAGAAACATTTCGAACTTACCGGGGCGGCGGTATTCCTTTTTATATCCTCGTAGGCCCCGATGGAAAGATCGTTCGTTATAATGATGCGCGCCCTTCATTTAATCTCCCCAAACTACTAGACAGTTTAATTACACCGAAACAATAA
- a CDS encoding CHAT domain-containing protein: MLLVILFSFFQIVAGSDSSELLHNSKQQAKHYAKQIENGINTDENLWALSLLASEKDELRDFIEQLNRKKNFHPSFDEVNKNFHQQLKKVVWHTGSVDLFIGLLLRTETIQRKKNLYTDFISRFTLPSTSNIQYEKLVQTIVQNKTIDRESLNPNKFVLPHFFLLFSSSQNDLLSKSYREKIIQSWNTSISDEKDLKKTLAQFSYFRTLYLEDQYSNTSSLYNTLINNKLFPNSSLKLRTFRLLDYSMYRLGFYDRNLEIARNITLPLADYLNRKKLKQQIKYSTGINLYNIGKIKAANKVYLEILKQIEKNNPPIKFSALYNNLALTHYKLGQYARYLDLQFQALETAKNKENYDHQIEILNNLFIYHRKTNDQENALAYLQTARKLAQKKNNSSDLGTLYMLNGSFYRKFRNDFQKAHIFFNKAEEHLSSSTDTKAYIELLNEQAETYSEQRKFKKAIEKQDKILKLAPNKNNPNFIEATINKALNYLNSEQKGKAGSLITEFKNKNLKLLDFEQIIKAKTIEANYLYLTGKPHKALAILNPALEQVIVRARSSADLKSGFWHIEDEYLDAFELAVSIYLKEDQPDKATQVLDQLKTINDSRYYQNPLVKSSLLNESELTQYKKLTKQLDANRKRLLTAPEDEQFQIRQRISKLNLKKRKLDKKLTRKEGSETVSIHKIQSQLSAREMIMHVTELKNKYYIAKISRSDVEMQTVSLDSTLRNLFSNSVTQVATHKTNLDSLYTVTKLLGINDIPGHIEQITIIPDSYLYQLPIDILPLAKPTHNYSYGEATYLIEKYNTQYLTSLDEVINKNNEPSNIQNPLSYVGYGVSEFNSYKEKKLVPLPFAQKEVTSIANRLTNLSEVQTFINQNSTKETFKRTAPKARILHMATHSSVSERDPMFSTMYMSKQQAAADTTFEDQIFAYELFELNLNSDMIMLNSCESGSGSYIQGTGVMGISRALRYAGAESLVLNLWSVNDMLASDFAVHFYEQLNEGKSKAEALQATKRYFLENKNASPHFWGPYMLIGDSQPIVRPDYNKNMALAGTFVFYFLLMVGLSYMAEQGIFFNNNGNKQHNI, from the coding sequence ATGTTGTTAGTTATTCTATTCAGCTTCTTTCAAATTGTTGCGGGGTCTGATAGCTCTGAGCTATTACATAACTCAAAACAACAAGCCAAACACTATGCAAAACAGATAGAAAACGGAATAAACACCGACGAGAACCTGTGGGCACTCAGCTTATTAGCCAGTGAAAAAGATGAGCTGAGAGACTTTATTGAACAACTTAATCGAAAGAAAAATTTCCATCCATCTTTTGATGAGGTCAACAAAAATTTTCATCAGCAGTTAAAAAAAGTAGTCTGGCATACAGGCTCTGTAGATCTATTTATCGGACTGCTTCTCCGCACCGAAACTATTCAAAGAAAGAAGAATCTCTATACTGATTTTATATCACGCTTTACCCTCCCTTCTACTAGTAATATCCAATATGAAAAACTAGTACAAACTATTGTTCAAAACAAAACAATAGACCGAGAGAGTCTGAATCCGAATAAGTTTGTTCTTCCTCACTTTTTCCTGTTGTTTAGCAGTAGTCAAAATGATCTATTGAGTAAATCCTACCGAGAAAAGATAATACAAAGCTGGAACACAAGCATTTCAGACGAAAAGGACCTAAAAAAAACGCTGGCCCAATTTAGTTACTTCAGAACCCTCTACCTTGAAGACCAATATTCCAACACCTCCTCCCTTTATAATACACTGATTAATAACAAACTCTTTCCCAATTCCTCCCTTAAGCTGCGCACATTCCGCCTCCTCGACTACTCAATGTATCGACTAGGTTTCTATGACCGTAATCTGGAAATTGCTCGAAATATTACGCTCCCATTAGCAGATTACTTAAATCGCAAAAAACTAAAACAGCAGATTAAATATTCCACTGGAATCAATCTATATAATATTGGTAAAATTAAGGCTGCAAATAAAGTCTATTTGGAGATACTTAAACAAATAGAAAAAAACAATCCTCCGATTAAATTCTCAGCGCTCTATAATAACTTAGCGTTAACTCACTACAAACTAGGACAGTATGCAAGATATTTGGATCTACAATTTCAGGCTTTAGAAACAGCCAAAAATAAGGAGAACTACGACCACCAAATTGAAATCCTAAATAATCTTTTTATTTACCATCGAAAAACTAATGATCAGGAGAATGCCTTAGCATACCTGCAAACAGCAAGAAAATTGGCGCAGAAAAAAAATAACAGCTCAGATTTGGGAACATTGTATATGCTGAATGGTTCTTTTTATCGGAAATTCAGGAATGATTTTCAGAAAGCCCATATTTTTTTCAACAAGGCTGAAGAGCATCTATCCTCTTCAACTGATACCAAAGCATATATAGAGTTATTAAATGAACAAGCAGAAACTTATTCTGAGCAAAGAAAGTTTAAAAAAGCAATCGAAAAACAAGATAAGATTCTCAAATTAGCTCCCAATAAAAATAACCCAAACTTTATTGAAGCTACTATAAACAAAGCCTTAAACTACCTTAACAGTGAACAGAAAGGTAAAGCTGGCTCTCTAATCACAGAGTTTAAAAACAAAAACCTTAAGCTTCTTGATTTTGAACAAATCATAAAAGCAAAAACTATTGAAGCAAACTATCTATACCTAACTGGGAAACCTCATAAAGCACTCGCCATTCTTAATCCCGCTCTTGAGCAGGTAATTGTTAGAGCCAGAAGCAGCGCAGATCTAAAATCTGGTTTTTGGCATATCGAAGATGAGTATTTAGATGCTTTTGAGTTGGCCGTATCTATTTATTTAAAAGAAGACCAGCCGGACAAAGCAACACAAGTACTAGACCAACTTAAGACTATCAATGATTCCCGTTATTATCAGAACCCTCTTGTTAAATCGAGTTTATTGAATGAGTCCGAGCTGACCCAATATAAGAAGCTGACCAAACAGCTGGATGCCAATCGAAAAAGATTACTGACTGCTCCAGAGGATGAACAGTTTCAAATTCGCCAGCGCATAAGCAAACTTAACCTCAAAAAACGGAAGCTGGATAAAAAACTTACTAGAAAAGAAGGATCAGAAACAGTTTCAATACATAAAATCCAAAGTCAACTCTCTGCCCGTGAAATGATCATGCATGTGACTGAGCTGAAAAATAAATATTACATTGCTAAAATCAGTCGGTCGGATGTAGAAATGCAAACTGTTTCACTAGATTCAACACTTCGCAATCTATTTTCAAATTCTGTTACACAAGTAGCTACCCATAAAACAAATCTCGACTCCTTATATACAGTCACAAAGCTACTTGGTATTAATGATATACCTGGGCACATTGAACAGATAACCATTATCCCTGACAGTTATTTATACCAGCTTCCTATTGATATTCTACCTCTCGCGAAACCAACACACAACTACAGTTATGGGGAAGCTACATACCTTATTGAAAAGTATAACACACAGTACCTTACTTCTCTTGACGAAGTAATTAATAAAAATAATGAACCGTCTAATATTCAAAACCCCTTGAGTTATGTTGGTTACGGTGTCTCCGAATTTAATTCTTACAAAGAAAAAAAACTTGTACCATTACCCTTTGCCCAAAAAGAAGTGACTTCCATAGCGAATAGGTTAACAAATCTATCTGAAGTACAAACTTTTATTAACCAGAACTCTACCAAAGAAACGTTTAAACGCACAGCACCAAAGGCACGTATCTTACATATGGCTACTCATAGTTCTGTCTCTGAACGCGATCCTATGTTCTCTACGATGTATATGAGCAAACAGCAGGCAGCTGCAGATACCACTTTTGAAGACCAAATATTTGCTTATGAACTTTTTGAACTGAACCTTAACAGCGATATGATTATGCTAAACTCGTGTGAGTCTGGGTCAGGGTCATATATACAGGGAACAGGAGTCATGGGCATTAGTCGGGCCCTTCGTTATGCCGGTGCAGAGTCGCTAGTCTTGAATTTATGGTCGGTAAATGACATGCTGGCTTCTGATTTTGCAGTCCATTTTTATGAACAATTAAATGAAGGAAAATCGAAAGCTGAAGCCCTACAAGCGACAAAACGGTATTTCCTCGAGAATAAAAATGCCAGCCCTCATTTTTGGGGTCCCTATATGTTAATAGGGGATTCACAACCTATTGTAAGGCCCGATTACAACAAAAATATGGCTTTAGCCGGCACCTTCGTTTTTTATTTCTTGTTGATGGTAGGTCTATCTTACATGGCAGAACAGGGAATCTTTTTTAACAATAATGGGAATAAGCAGCATAACATCTAG
- a CDS encoding tetratricopeptide repeat protein: MIESYNEKQLEEKIDKYVNGELSPRETDELWAELIQDGYHLDYMKSVANVKAVIEKKKEERQIQKRRKKWFYAAAAIVIFLVGVVGYMNIYNQNNTRSLEPISSIELDYYRSEDGNMAQDDSKVIRDAIRLANTGAVTEAINLLDSELEKASKPSWIAELSLNLGSLYYNEGNYRESINHYERVIEHKEKVDLLMLEKAYWYVGNAYFHIDQLVKARTHIEKAYDLNGAYRRVSKSYLDALSD; this comes from the coding sequence ATGATTGAGAGCTATAATGAAAAGCAGTTGGAAGAAAAAATTGACAAGTATGTCAATGGAGAGCTTTCGCCAAGAGAGACAGACGAGCTATGGGCAGAATTGATCCAGGATGGTTACCATCTGGACTATATGAAAAGTGTTGCAAATGTGAAGGCTGTTATTGAAAAGAAGAAGGAAGAACGTCAAATTCAGAAAAGAAGAAAAAAATGGTTTTATGCTGCTGCAGCCATAGTTATCTTTTTAGTTGGCGTAGTAGGTTATATGAATATTTATAACCAAAATAACACACGATCTTTAGAACCAATCTCTAGTATTGAGCTTGATTATTATCGTTCTGAAGATGGTAATATGGCTCAGGATGACTCTAAGGTTATTCGGGATGCAATACGTCTAGCCAATACAGGGGCAGTCACTGAAGCCATTAATTTATTAGATAGTGAGTTGGAAAAGGCGTCAAAACCTTCCTGGATTGCTGAATTAAGTTTAAACTTAGGATCTCTCTATTATAATGAGGGTAATTATCGAGAATCCATTAATCATTATGAGCGAGTGATAGAACACAAAGAGAAAGTGGATCTTCTTATGTTAGAAAAGGCATATTGGTATGTGGGTAACGCCTACTTCCATATAGATCAGCTTGTGAAGGCACGAACGCATATTGAAAAAGCGTATGATTTAAATGGGGCTTACCGCAGAGTTTCTAAAAGTTATCTTGACGCCCTTTCTGACTAA